In one window of Halopiger aswanensis DNA:
- a CDS encoding M14 family zinc carboxypeptidase — MDLNRRRFLETGLAVSGLGLTNTVTAQDGDRYRPGGPWAPNERAINYNGYLDNEELAKRLRQLDNRSDRITLEQIGESAGRGDPIWEVTVGDGDENVHIINQIHGDEPTGAEAMVKILQTLANGSGATIDAILDELTITIIPRVNPDGANFVGDDGLGTDGELRQRRYNTTEWEEGDSQYINANSYAYNLEIPGYDLNRGFSIDPEFTPGDEEEDWWTVEDEAAKLATLNMPVEEVPLELKDGDPYDELWNVGLNINPETQAVTESFLEADPDWAITHHHQGPTIDPESGGNGGPEWQSIMSVMSPFGPTYAGLDGVDYRSYVGQGNPFLSVDAQTRSLQLNALVADRMEQFGQGRFNTITRYGYGPLWGSYLDALCPQTDAAGALYEVSHQSDDRGHKARGTMVKATVEGIMATFERLADGSIHDVDEMAYFDIPLSEGIENPHDNR, encoded by the coding sequence ATGGATCTCAACCGACGACGGTTCCTCGAGACCGGACTGGCAGTGAGCGGACTCGGGCTTACGAACACGGTAACCGCGCAGGACGGTGACCGGTACCGACCAGGTGGCCCGTGGGCGCCGAACGAGCGGGCGATCAATTACAACGGCTATCTCGACAACGAGGAACTCGCCAAGCGACTACGCCAACTCGACAATCGAAGTGACCGCATTACGCTCGAGCAAATCGGCGAATCCGCGGGCCGCGGTGATCCGATCTGGGAAGTAACCGTCGGCGACGGCGACGAGAACGTCCACATCATCAACCAGATCCACGGCGACGAACCGACCGGGGCGGAGGCGATGGTGAAAATCCTGCAGACGCTCGCGAACGGCTCCGGGGCGACGATCGACGCGATCCTGGACGAACTGACGATCACGATCATCCCGCGGGTCAACCCCGACGGCGCGAACTTCGTCGGCGACGACGGACTCGGAACGGACGGCGAACTCCGCCAGCGCCGATATAATACGACCGAATGGGAAGAAGGTGACTCACAGTATATCAACGCGAATTCCTACGCCTACAACCTCGAGATCCCCGGGTACGACCTCAACCGCGGATTCAGTATCGATCCCGAGTTCACCCCCGGCGACGAAGAAGAGGATTGGTGGACTGTCGAAGACGAAGCTGCGAAACTCGCCACGCTGAACATGCCCGTCGAGGAGGTGCCGCTCGAACTGAAAGACGGGGACCCGTACGATGAACTCTGGAACGTCGGCCTGAACATCAATCCGGAGACGCAGGCGGTGACCGAGTCGTTCCTCGAGGCCGATCCCGACTGGGCGATCACCCACCACCATCAGGGTCCGACTATCGATCCGGAATCCGGCGGCAACGGCGGTCCCGAATGGCAGTCGATCATGAGCGTGATGTCGCCGTTCGGGCCCACGTACGCCGGACTCGACGGCGTTGACTATCGATCGTACGTCGGACAGGGGAATCCGTTCCTGTCCGTCGACGCGCAGACCCGCTCCCTGCAGCTTAACGCGCTGGTCGCCGACCGGATGGAGCAGTTCGGCCAGGGCCGATTCAACACGATCACGCGGTACGGCTACGGTCCACTCTGGGGGTCGTACCTTGACGCGCTCTGCCCGCAGACCGACGCCGCGGGGGCGCTCTACGAGGTTTCGCACCAGAGCGACGACCGCGGTCACAAGGCCCGTGGAACGATGGTGAAAGCGACCGTCGAGGGGATCATGGCCACGTTCGAACGGCTCGCGGACGGGTCGATTCACGACGTCGACGAGATGGCGTACTTCGATATCCCGCTCAGCGAAGGGATCGAAAATCCGCACGATAATCGCTGA
- a CDS encoding S8 family peptidase, whose product MSRLQRRTLLRRTGVSIGGLVLGSTAVSADEDSPQRFIVDRKSLRNEDDFEVIHSLDPVDLLVVRATESQLDDVGAAFAPDVRLGPEPYGPVRRADAETAADESDLVEYQWDKQDQRIPDAHELTRGEGSRIAVIDSGIAADHPALDGQVNLELSRSFADDDYGVGKPYAGTHGTHVAGIIAASDDTGKVIGSAPDAELVDLRVFSASPASVDQQGQDLPPAYWGETYYGTVMAALVYAAEIGCDAANLSLGWTWRMRTDGWGRFWGEVHQRVGNYARRNGTVHTHASGNWGESLQFNQDETDSSQTAGGITTSATGPVGFDPDTGDADEPAYSPSTYTTHGVGAIDLAAPGGHGGENKYDNVLNATATPVFDDETGEYLETEYGYGWLAGTSMAAPQVAGAVALVNSAHPEYNGNQIRNVLKRTADRPDEYANKYYGAGYLDTYAALTD is encoded by the coding sequence ATGTCACGTCTGCAACGACGCACCCTGCTCCGGCGAACGGGCGTATCGATCGGTGGCCTCGTCCTGGGATCGACAGCCGTAAGCGCCGATGAAGACTCCCCACAGCGGTTCATCGTCGACCGCAAGAGCCTCCGAAACGAGGACGATTTCGAGGTAATCCACTCGCTGGATCCGGTGGATCTCCTCGTCGTTCGGGCGACGGAATCGCAACTCGACGACGTCGGGGCGGCGTTTGCACCGGACGTTCGTCTCGGGCCCGAACCGTACGGACCGGTACGCCGTGCCGACGCCGAGACGGCGGCGGATGAAAGCGACCTGGTCGAGTACCAGTGGGACAAGCAGGACCAGCGGATCCCCGACGCACACGAACTCACTCGCGGCGAGGGGAGTCGCATCGCAGTTATCGACTCCGGAATCGCCGCGGACCATCCCGCCCTCGACGGACAAGTCAACCTCGAGTTGTCGCGGAGTTTCGCGGACGACGACTACGGCGTGGGGAAGCCCTACGCCGGCACCCACGGAACGCACGTGGCCGGAATCATCGCCGCGAGCGACGATACCGGGAAGGTGATCGGATCCGCGCCGGACGCGGAACTCGTCGATCTGCGCGTGTTCAGCGCTTCCCCGGCGAGCGTCGACCAGCAGGGACAGGACCTCCCGCCCGCCTACTGGGGCGAGACCTACTACGGGACCGTTATGGCCGCACTCGTGTACGCCGCCGAGATCGGCTGCGATGCGGCCAATCTAAGCCTCGGCTGGACCTGGCGAATGCGGACGGACGGCTGGGGACGATTCTGGGGCGAGGTCCACCAGCGCGTTGGAAACTACGCGCGACGGAACGGAACCGTTCACACGCACGCATCGGGCAATTGGGGCGAGAGCCTCCAGTTCAACCAAGACGAAACGGACTCCTCGCAAACGGCCGGCGGCATCACGACGAGTGCGACGGGTCCGGTCGGCTTCGATCCCGACACCGGCGACGCGGACGAACCCGCGTATTCGCCCTCGACCTACACGACCCACGGCGTCGGTGCGATCGATCTGGCGGCCCCCGGCGGACACGGCGGGGAGAACAAATACGACAACGTGCTGAACGCCACCGCAACGCCCGTCTTCGACGACGAAACGGGCGAGTATCTCGAGACCGAGTACGGCTACGGATGGTTAGCCGGGACGTCGATGGCTGCACCACAGGTTGCGGGTGCCGTTGCACTCGTGAACAGCGCGCATCCGGAGTACAACGGCAACCAGATCCGGAACGTACTGAAACGGACCGCGGACCGTCCGGACGAGTACGCGAACAAGTACTACGGCGCAGGCTACCTCGATACATACGCTGCGTTGACAGACTGA
- a CDS encoding polysaccharide deacetylase family protein: MRTVDVAIGVDADCVAGWLGSYGGADSPADLSRGLAAGNEGIPRMLALFDDQDVETSWYVPGHTIETFRDEIEAVAADGHELGVHGYSHENPTDLSREQEDEILEVSIDLIEDVTGSEPVGHRASWWEFSENTPELVEKHGFLYDSSLMERMFEPGWMRKGDSWEKIQYDEEPETWMEPYRYGEETDVVEIPISWYRDDIPPMLFIKQPIYHAGYKDPEMMYEQYYKRQFDYLYNRRGAGVYTFTIHPDIHGLPHMIPLLEEFIQYVKGHENAQFATLETIAEKYKDDPSVYESQSDYV, from the coding sequence ATGCGAACAGTAGATGTCGCGATCGGTGTCGACGCGGACTGCGTCGCCGGTTGGCTGGGCTCCTACGGCGGTGCGGACTCGCCCGCAGACCTCTCTCGAGGGTTAGCCGCCGGAAACGAGGGCATCCCGCGGATGCTCGCGCTCTTCGACGATCAGGACGTCGAGACGTCGTGGTACGTCCCCGGTCACACGATCGAGACCTTCCGCGACGAGATCGAAGCGGTGGCGGCCGACGGCCACGAACTCGGCGTCCACGGCTACTCCCACGAGAACCCGACCGACCTCTCGCGGGAACAGGAAGACGAAATCCTCGAGGTCTCGATCGATCTCATCGAGGACGTCACCGGATCGGAACCGGTCGGCCACCGCGCCAGCTGGTGGGAGTTCAGCGAGAACACGCCGGAACTGGTCGAAAAGCACGGCTTCCTGTACGACAGCAGCCTCATGGAGCGGATGTTCGAACCGGGCTGGATGCGCAAGGGCGACAGCTGGGAGAAGATCCAGTACGACGAGGAGCCCGAGACGTGGATGGAACCCTACCGGTACGGCGAGGAAACCGACGTCGTCGAAATTCCGATCAGCTGGTACCGGGACGACATCCCGCCGATGTTGTTCATCAAACAGCCGATCTACCACGCCGGGTACAAGGATCCCGAGATGATGTACGAGCAGTATTACAAGCGCCAGTTCGACTACCTCTACAACCGCCGCGGCGCCGGCGTCTACACGTTCACGATCCACCCGGACATCCACGGCCTGCCGCACATGATCCCGCTGCTCGAGGAGTTTATCCAGTACGTGAAGGGCCACGAGAACGCGCAGTTCGCTACCCTCGAGACCATCGCCGAGAAGTACAAGGACGATCCGTCGGTGTACGAGAGTCAGAGCGACTACGTGTGA
- a CDS encoding restriction endonuclease has protein sequence MGTGGSATSILQLLQQLDGHEFEHFIADLWARRGWNADVTSQSSDKGIDVVATKAFPYPKKVLIQTKRYRDTNSVSGPELQKYASLKQRENVDEVVVITTSEFTNQADVIADDFNIKLIDGKTLQRLVGEMSAEDLVATYADGAEIQNHPYTECISAFEAPSSTTIVAECELFRATLVGYEWVTSSDPAVRKPTEFDGPFFAFEFTNLVDYDLSVHPWEDFTVYDDRGRSYTQEMRFSRNSYFPGDWQVKQPTIPASGTAKFAFYVADVAGDVSRIRFRNNTHLLLDDYDRESDEFSTEDLLRKVEWTMYLSEEQKAAVPDLPAKLAAAVK, from the coding sequence ATGGGCACGGGAGGATCGGCGACTTCTATCCTGCAACTGCTCCAGCAGTTAGACGGCCACGAATTCGAACACTTCATCGCCGATCTCTGGGCTCGTCGCGGGTGGAACGCCGACGTAACGTCCCAATCGAGCGACAAAGGAATCGACGTGGTCGCCACGAAAGCGTTCCCGTATCCGAAGAAGGTACTCATCCAGACGAAACGATATCGTGACACCAACTCAGTCTCCGGCCCCGAGTTGCAGAAATACGCCTCGCTAAAGCAACGAGAGAACGTCGACGAAGTCGTCGTCATTACGACGAGCGAGTTCACGAACCAGGCCGACGTCATCGCCGACGATTTCAATATCAAGCTGATTGACGGCAAAACGCTGCAGCGATTGGTCGGCGAGATGTCCGCCGAAGATCTGGTCGCGACCTACGCGGACGGAGCCGAAATTCAGAACCATCCGTACACTGAGTGTATTAGCGCATTCGAAGCGCCATCTTCGACGACTATCGTCGCCGAATGCGAACTCTTCAGGGCGACCCTCGTCGGATACGAGTGGGTCACGTCGTCGGATCCGGCCGTGAGGAAGCCGACCGAATTCGACGGCCCGTTCTTCGCGTTCGAATTCACCAATCTCGTCGATTACGATCTCTCCGTGCACCCGTGGGAGGATTTCACCGTCTACGACGACCGCGGCCGGTCGTACACCCAAGAGATGCGGTTCTCGCGGAACAGCTATTTTCCGGGCGACTGGCAGGTCAAACAGCCGACCATCCCCGCCTCGGGGACCGCCAAATTCGCGTTCTACGTTGCCGACGTAGCGGGCGACGTCTCCAGAATCCGATTTCGGAACAATACGCACCTGCTACTCGACGATTATGATCGGGAATCGGACGAATTCTCTACGGAAGACTTACTGCGGAAGGTCGAGTGGACGATGTACCTCTCCGAAGAGCAGAAGGCAGCGGTCCCGGACCTTCCGGCGAAACTGGCGGCTGCCGTCAAGTGA
- a CDS encoding sodium/proline symporter, translated as MASEGIAGSAGIWVLGTFAAYLLVLLGIGLYSSRLMDTVDDYVIGGRSVGPVVTGFSERASEMSGWLTLGVPSDAFGTGVMAFYNGLGMIPADLFAWAGLAKRLRKYTEIVKAVTLPTFFETRLQDDTGLVKGVSAFVLMIFEGGYVGAQIVAAGTLLEVLTGVEPLVGILVGGLIVVGYTILGGYFAVAWSDYFQGAIILGAFIVLPIIAFTNYGLPFDDLASVGSSYTSVTAGMTGWAAIFGIISYAAIGLGIPGNPHVMVRFMGIDRVKNIRLAAMVAQLFMFVAYLGAGFVGLYALVAFGQGGIDDPNNVMPMLTLEFFPGAIAGIILAAALAAMMSSADSQLLVATSAIVEDVYHGYVNPNASQEKLVRYSQIVTLGLGAASIAFAYLAKDTPIYTLVLDYAWGGLGAAIGPTLIAALWWKGVTAKGSVASMIVGTTTMILWTQLSSLLEALGLSGAVESSAFLSGLVGVYGLFPAFILSVTTLIVVSLLTRPPEGVDEHFDVFDKPLSALSSSESPTGTPDYVTDGGRDVDPKAVTETDNIRAHVAASDYWEEGDE; from the coding sequence ATGGCCAGTGAGGGAATCGCCGGCTCCGCCGGAATCTGGGTCCTCGGAACGTTCGCAGCGTATCTCCTCGTACTGCTCGGGATCGGGCTGTACTCCTCCCGGCTCATGGACACCGTCGACGACTACGTCATCGGCGGACGAAGCGTCGGTCCCGTGGTGACGGGCTTTTCCGAACGCGCCTCCGAGATGAGCGGTTGGCTGACGCTCGGCGTCCCCAGTGACGCGTTCGGAACGGGCGTAATGGCCTTCTACAACGGGCTCGGCATGATCCCCGCCGACCTGTTCGCGTGGGCAGGACTCGCGAAGCGACTGCGAAAGTACACGGAGATCGTAAAGGCGGTCACGCTACCGACGTTCTTCGAAACGCGGCTCCAGGACGATACCGGCCTCGTCAAGGGCGTCTCCGCGTTCGTCCTCATGATCTTCGAGGGCGGTTACGTCGGCGCACAGATCGTCGCAGCCGGGACGCTGCTGGAAGTGCTCACCGGCGTCGAGCCGCTCGTGGGCATCCTCGTGGGCGGCCTCATCGTCGTCGGCTACACTATCCTCGGCGGCTACTTCGCCGTCGCCTGGTCCGACTACTTCCAGGGTGCGATCATCCTCGGCGCGTTCATCGTCCTGCCGATCATCGCGTTTACGAACTACGGCCTCCCGTTCGACGACCTCGCGTCCGTCGGGAGTTCCTACACGAGCGTCACGGCCGGCATGACCGGCTGGGCGGCGATCTTCGGCATCATCAGCTACGCCGCCATCGGACTCGGAATCCCCGGCAATCCGCACGTGATGGTGCGGTTCATGGGGATTGACAGGGTGAAGAACATCCGCCTCGCGGCGATGGTCGCTCAGCTGTTCATGTTCGTCGCGTACCTCGGCGCCGGCTTCGTCGGGCTGTACGCACTGGTCGCCTTCGGCCAGGGCGGGATCGACGACCCGAACAACGTCATGCCGATGCTCACCCTCGAGTTCTTCCCCGGCGCCATCGCGGGCATCATCCTCGCGGCGGCGCTGGCCGCGATGATGTCCAGCGCCGACTCGCAGCTACTGGTCGCGACCAGCGCCATCGTCGAGGACGTCTACCACGGGTACGTGAATCCGAACGCGAGTCAGGAGAAACTCGTCCGGTACTCGCAGATCGTCACGCTCGGCCTCGGCGCGGCGAGTATCGCCTTCGCTTACCTCGCGAAGGACACCCCGATCTACACGCTCGTCCTCGACTACGCCTGGGGCGGTCTCGGAGCCGCCATCGGCCCGACGCTGATCGCGGCGCTGTGGTGGAAAGGCGTCACCGCCAAAGGCTCGGTTGCGAGCATGATCGTCGGCACGACGACGATGATCCTGTGGACCCAGTTGTCGTCGCTCCTCGAGGCGCTCGGTCTCTCCGGAGCGGTCGAGAGTTCGGCGTTCCTCTCGGGACTCGTCGGCGTCTACGGGCTCTTCCCGGCCTTTATCCTCTCGGTGACGACGCTGATCGTCGTCTCGCTGCTCACGCGCCCGCCGGAGGGCGTCGACGAGCACTTCGACGTCTTCGACAAGCCCCTCTCGGCGCTCTCGAGCAGCGAGAGTCCGACGGGCACCCCCGATTACGTCACCGACGGCGGTCGCGACGTCGACCCGAAGGCCGTGACGGAGACCGACAACATTCGCGCCCACGTCGCCGCCAGCGACTACTGGGAAGAGGGTGACGAATAG
- a CDS encoding proline dehydrogenase family protein, which produces MIPPIASRFVAGTTASGALDHVADCNADGLGGIVNLLGEHYHEREPADEDAETYCRLVSRMAARGLEGSVSVKPSQIGIDVGPDVFAENFDRIVETAAEEDVFVWCDMEDHTTTDTTLEAVESAAEKYPHGVGVAIQANLKRTGDDLRRLADIPAAVRLVKGAYDEPPSVAYQTKAEVNEAYEEHLEFLFREFDQGVAVGSHDPAMLETARDLHEEYGTPFEIQMLMGVREDAQRRLAAEGYEVNQYVPYGDKWMQYFYRRVRERKENALFALRAVVGV; this is translated from the coding sequence ATGATTCCCCCGATCGCCAGCCGATTCGTCGCCGGAACGACCGCGTCCGGCGCGCTCGATCACGTCGCCGACTGCAACGCCGATGGCCTCGGCGGTATCGTGAACCTGCTGGGCGAACACTATCACGAGCGCGAACCCGCCGACGAGGACGCCGAAACGTACTGCCGGTTGGTTTCCCGAATGGCCGCTCGCGGCCTCGAGGGAAGCGTCTCGGTCAAGCCCTCCCAGATCGGGATCGACGTCGGACCGGACGTCTTCGCGGAAAACTTCGATCGGATCGTCGAGACCGCCGCCGAGGAGGACGTGTTCGTCTGGTGCGACATGGAAGACCACACGACGACCGACACGACGCTCGAAGCCGTCGAATCGGCCGCGGAGAAGTACCCCCATGGCGTCGGTGTCGCCATTCAGGCGAATCTCAAGCGGACGGGCGACGACCTGCGCCGTCTTGCCGACATCCCCGCAGCAGTCCGCCTCGTGAAAGGCGCCTACGACGAACCCCCGTCGGTCGCCTACCAGACGAAAGCCGAGGTCAACGAGGCCTACGAGGAGCACCTCGAGTTCCTGTTCCGGGAGTTCGATCAGGGCGTCGCGGTCGGCAGCCACGATCCGGCGATGCTCGAGACCGCCAGGGACCTCCACGAGGAGTACGGAACGCCGTTCGAGATCCAGATGCTCATGGGCGTGCGCGAGGACGCCCAGCGCAGGCTCGCGGCCGAGGGCTACGAGGTCAACCAGTACGTTCCCTACGGCGACAAGTGGATGCAGTACTTCTACCGGCGGGTCCGCGAGCGCAAGGAGAACGCCCTGTTCGCGCTGCGTGCCGTCGTGGGCGTATAA
- a CDS encoding helix-turn-helix domain-containing protein, with product MSSTSSTTTAAGTTDGTRLTLEIWHPDCWGIQATEAVDAGLLIHTVHRTVDETVKGHFTVYADTTAQLDEFVAFADESPLTHSAVELGGRPTSTAPNPGNATRELFVEYEPEHSISDTLVSHGFIHDASVRVEGGVEHWPVFVADDRSQVRDRLETIRAETDAEITVSKIGSADGGGGSTDSGPVDRLDRLTPRQRDAFELACERNYYAWPREISTRELADELGVSKTTLLEHLRKAEAKLLNPDAA from the coding sequence ATGAGTAGCACGAGTTCGACGACGACAGCGGCGGGGACGACCGACGGGACGCGGCTGACCCTCGAGATCTGGCATCCGGACTGTTGGGGCATTCAGGCGACGGAAGCCGTCGACGCCGGCCTGCTCATCCACACCGTCCACCGAACCGTCGACGAGACCGTCAAGGGACACTTCACCGTGTACGCCGACACGACGGCCCAACTCGACGAGTTCGTCGCCTTCGCCGACGAGTCTCCCCTGACGCACTCGGCGGTCGAACTCGGCGGGCGGCCGACCAGCACGGCGCCGAACCCGGGCAACGCGACGCGCGAGTTGTTCGTCGAGTACGAACCCGAACACAGCATCAGCGATACGCTCGTCTCCCACGGCTTCATTCACGACGCGTCGGTTCGCGTCGAAGGCGGCGTCGAACACTGGCCGGTCTTCGTCGCCGACGATCGCTCGCAGGTCCGGGACCGCCTCGAGACGATCCGCGCCGAGACCGACGCCGAAATTACGGTCAGCAAGATCGGCTCTGCCGACGGGGGCGGGGGATCGACGGATTCGGGGCCGGTCGATCGGCTCGATCGTCTCACGCCGCGGCAACGAGATGCGTTCGAACTCGCCTGCGAACGAAATTACTACGCCTGGCCCCGCGAGATCAGCACGCGCGAACTCGCCGACGAACTCGGCGTCTCGAAGACGACGCTGCTCGAGCACCTCCGAAAGGCGGAGGCGAAACTCCTCAATCCCGACGCCGCGTGA
- a CDS encoding aldehyde dehydrogenase family protein — protein sequence MSQQTTAQPDRHYIDGEWTEGAGDETFESENPATGETLRTFHRGTEADVDAALEAAEEAQKEWRALSHIDRAEYLWDIYHELRERTNELGEIVTKECGKEISEGKADVVEAAHMVEWAAGNARHPHGDVVPSEIASKDAYMRRKPRGVIGCITPWNFPVAIPFWHMAVSLVEGNTVVWKPAEQTPWCAQIVAEMFEDAGIPDGVFNMVQGFGDAGEAIVEDERVDTVLFTGSAEVGQQVARSVAEQPGKLAACEMGGKNAVVITDEADLDTAVHSAVMSSFKTTGQRCVSSERLIVHEDLYDEFKERFVDVAENIAVGDPLEEDTFMGPLVEGEHKEKVLEYNELARNEDVDVLVDRDELADDEIPEGHEDGHWVGPFVYEADHEADLRCTQEEVFGPHVALMEYSGDIEDAVEIHNDTEYGLAGAIISENYREINYYRDNAEVGLAYGNLPCIGAEVHLPFGGVGKSGNGYPSGREVIEAVTERTAWTLNNSKEIEMAQGLSADVTTKDD from the coding sequence ATGAGTCAGCAGACCACAGCCCAGCCCGACCGACACTACATCGACGGCGAGTGGACGGAGGGCGCAGGCGACGAGACGTTCGAGAGCGAGAACCCCGCGACCGGCGAGACGCTTCGAACCTTCCACCGGGGGACCGAAGCCGACGTCGACGCGGCGCTCGAGGCCGCGGAGGAAGCCCAGAAGGAGTGGCGCGCACTCTCGCACATCGACCGCGCGGAGTACCTCTGGGATATCTACCACGAACTGCGCGAGCGCACGAACGAGCTCGGCGAGATCGTCACCAAGGAGTGCGGCAAGGAGATTTCGGAGGGGAAGGCCGACGTCGTCGAGGCCGCCCACATGGTCGAGTGGGCCGCCGGCAACGCCCGTCACCCCCACGGCGACGTCGTTCCCTCCGAGATCGCGAGCAAGGACGCGTACATGCGCCGCAAGCCCCGCGGCGTCATCGGCTGCATCACGCCGTGGAACTTCCCGGTCGCGATCCCCTTCTGGCACATGGCCGTCTCGCTGGTCGAGGGCAACACCGTCGTCTGGAAGCCCGCCGAGCAGACGCCGTGGTGCGCACAGATCGTCGCCGAGATGTTCGAGGACGCCGGCATTCCTGACGGCGTCTTCAACATGGTCCAGGGCTTCGGCGACGCCGGCGAGGCCATCGTCGAGGACGAGCGCGTCGACACCGTCCTGTTTACCGGGTCGGCCGAGGTCGGCCAGCAGGTCGCCCGCTCCGTCGCCGAGCAGCCCGGCAAGCTCGCCGCCTGCGAGATGGGTGGCAAGAACGCGGTCGTCATCACCGACGAGGCCGACCTCGACACGGCCGTTCACTCCGCCGTAATGTCGAGCTTCAAGACGACCGGCCAGCGCTGCGTCTCGAGCGAGCGCCTGATCGTCCACGAGGATCTCTACGACGAGTTCAAGGAGCGCTTCGTCGATGTCGCCGAAAACATCGCCGTCGGCGATCCGCTCGAGGAAGACACCTTCATGGGCCCGCTCGTCGAGGGCGAGCACAAGGAGAAGGTCCTCGAGTACAACGAACTCGCGCGCAACGAGGACGTCGACGTCCTCGTCGACCGCGACGAACTGGCCGACGACGAAATTCCCGAGGGCCACGAGGACGGCCACTGGGTCGGCCCGTTCGTCTACGAGGCCGATCACGAGGCCGACCTCCGCTGTACGCAGGAGGAGGTCTTCGGCCCCCACGTCGCGCTCATGGAGTACTCCGGTGACATCGAGGACGCCGTCGAGATCCACAACGACACCGAGTACGGGCTGGCGGGTGCGATCATCTCCGAAAACTACCGCGAGATCAACTACTACCGCGACAACGCCGAGGTCGGCCTCGCCTACGGCAACCTGCCGTGTATCGGCGCGGAGGTCCACCTGCCCTTCGGCGGCGTCGGCAAGTCGGGCAACGGCTACCCGAGCGGCCGCGAAGTGATCGAAGCCGTCACCGAACGCACCGCCTGGACGCTGAACAACTCGAAGGAGATCGAGATGGCCCAGGGCCTCTCTGCGGACGTCACGACGAAGGACGACTAA
- a CDS encoding IclR family transcriptional regulator codes for MTDSRPRPVKTTKTSFAIVRAIRETDGATLSELADRLGLAKSTVHNHLHTLVDEGFLVREGDTYHVGLEFLPFGEHARHRNPLYASARRRVYSLAEQTGNEADFIVEENGRAYSLEYAISESTRGVSDSSPFRAGNQFHMHNCASGKAMLAAMPEDRVRSILDRWGLPATTEQTITDESTLFAELETIRRRGYAVNDEELIEGYRSIGAAVTGPEGDVLGAFTVGGPTYRMAVDDESTAAIGRLLLDEVDALKDDVF; via the coding sequence ATGACTGACAGTCGGCCGCGTCCGGTCAAGACGACGAAAACGTCGTTCGCGATCGTCCGCGCGATTCGCGAGACCGACGGTGCGACGTTGAGCGAGTTGGCCGATCGCCTCGGTCTGGCCAAGAGCACCGTCCACAACCATCTGCACACGCTGGTCGACGAGGGCTTTCTCGTTCGCGAGGGCGATACGTACCACGTCGGCCTCGAGTTCCTCCCGTTCGGCGAACACGCACGTCACCGGAACCCGCTGTACGCGTCGGCACGGCGACGCGTCTATTCACTCGCCGAGCAGACGGGCAACGAGGCCGACTTCATCGTCGAGGAAAACGGCCGCGCCTACTCGCTCGAGTACGCGATCAGCGAGTCGACACGCGGCGTTTCGGACTCGAGTCCGTTCCGAGCCGGCAACCAGTTCCACATGCACAATTGTGCCTCAGGAAAGGCGATGTTGGCCGCCATGCCCGAAGATCGAGTTCGATCGATCCTCGATCGCTGGGGGCTACCGGCGACGACCGAGCAAACCATCACGGATGAATCGACGCTGTTTGCGGAACTCGAGACGATTCGGCGCCGCGGCTACGCTGTTAATGACGAAGAACTGATCGAGGGGTATCGGTCGATCGGAGCGGCGGTTACGGGCCCAGAGGGCGATGTCCTCGGTGCCTTCACCGTTGGTGGGCCGACGTACCGGATGGCCGTCGACGACGAATCGACTGCGGCGATCGGGCGGCTGTTATTGGACGAAGTCGACGCGCTGAAAGACGACGTGTTCTAA